A region from the Halosolutus gelatinilyticus genome encodes:
- a CDS encoding NUDIX hydrolase, with amino-acid sequence MPTDPLAWETRDRRVAYSCPGFDVVNESVRLPDGTETDFDYLSEPASVCILPFAPDGDVVCIEEWRQAVSRISRGLPVGGTEPDDDDLEAAARRELAEETGYEADRLDPLITVEPANGIADAVLHFFVARGCRPTAEQQLDHNESIRVSTTPFEDLLDAVRAGTIRDGRTVLAVSYYRLFGDE; translated from the coding sequence ATGCCGACGGATCCACTCGCCTGGGAGACGCGCGATCGCCGAGTAGCCTACAGTTGCCCAGGATTCGACGTCGTTAACGAGTCCGTTCGTCTCCCGGACGGGACCGAGACCGATTTCGATTACCTCTCCGAACCGGCGAGCGTTTGCATTCTCCCGTTCGCCCCCGACGGCGACGTCGTCTGCATCGAGGAGTGGCGACAGGCAGTCTCCCGAATCAGTCGTGGATTGCCCGTCGGCGGGACCGAACCGGACGACGACGACCTCGAAGCCGCCGCTCGCCGCGAACTCGCCGAGGAAACCGGCTACGAGGCCGATCGACTCGATCCCCTGATCACGGTCGAGCCGGCGAACGGGATCGCCGATGCGGTCTTGCACTTCTTCGTCGCCCGCGGCTGTCGGCCGACCGCCGAACAGCAACTCGATCACAACGAGAGCATCCGCGTCTCGACGACGCCGTTCGAGGACCTGCTCGACGCGGTGCGGGCGGGAACGATTCGCGACGGGCGGACGGTTCTCGCGGTCTCGTACTACCGGCTATTCGGCGACGAGTGA
- a CDS encoding TRAM domain-containing protein: MIAEASIVLGLLVTVLFASWLVGRVRGPSGDRRESRKRHEAATEREPPVDIGDVRTVAIEEFTTHHSGERHAVCKVEGFVVFVEDLPDGLEETDVIGVKVLSFNRGHTSASARFLERA, from the coding sequence ATGATCGCGGAAGCGTCGATCGTCCTCGGACTGCTCGTCACGGTGTTGTTCGCGTCGTGGCTGGTCGGGCGAGTTCGCGGCCCGTCCGGGGACCGGCGGGAGTCCCGGAAGCGACACGAAGCGGCAACGGAGCGCGAGCCGCCGGTCGACATCGGCGACGTCAGGACGGTCGCGATCGAGGAGTTCACCACCCACCACTCCGGCGAACGCCACGCCGTCTGCAAGGTGGAGGGGTTCGTCGTCTTCGTCGAGGATCTGCCCGACGGACTCGAAGAGACGGACGTGATCGGTGTCAAAGTCCTCTCGTTCAACCGCGGCCACACGTCCGCGAGCGCGAGGTTCCTCGAGCGGGCCTGA
- a CDS encoding bacterio-opsin activator domain-containing protein has translation MGETDTRSESDERGERAEWRRDRPADSAGALRILLIEDNPGDARLIQEMVRDTEELTQRVNLVDSSSETPDVVRETRLEDGLETLAAEPTDVVLLDLNLPDSSGLETLETVCEADDDTPIVVLTGLRDQEIGVQAIQRGAQDFLVKDEVTSELLVRTIHHAIERARQERERLRQREQLEALNRLNRIGHDITHAVITTETRAELEQRVCDRLTESDAYRFAWVGSVNPGNDRVVPKAAAGVEDGYLDEIVVTTDEDDETGQGPSGTAIRTREVQVANETWSDPEFDPWSDPAYERGYRSSAAIPIVHEDLVYGVLNIYSSSARAFTAPETTILSRIGDIIAHAITAIERRDALVSDAVIELEFRIEEMAEELVRLSAQESCRIEFEQLIRGDETLLAYGSAHDVSEEMFRETVDETNGISDVRVLGAHRNAFEFELVAPAAASLFETIATHGGRVRSATIDDGEFRFVVELPQGRDTRQMIELIKEQHSEITYLAQRTTERNDPGGSGTTSVLEKELTEKQRAAIETAYFAGYFDWPRESTGEEIAERLGISPATFNQHLRTAERKFFDSVFGE, from the coding sequence ATGGGCGAAACCGACACCCGATCGGAGAGCGATGAACGCGGCGAGCGCGCCGAGTGGCGACGCGACCGGCCCGCGGACAGCGCCGGCGCGCTCCGGATCCTGCTGATCGAGGACAATCCCGGCGACGCGCGGCTCATCCAGGAGATGGTCCGGGACACCGAGGAGCTCACGCAGCGGGTCAACCTGGTTGACTCGTCGAGCGAGACGCCGGACGTCGTCCGAGAAACCCGTCTCGAGGACGGCCTGGAGACGCTGGCCGCGGAGCCGACCGACGTCGTCCTGCTCGATCTGAACCTGCCCGACAGCAGCGGACTCGAGACGCTCGAGACGGTCTGCGAGGCGGACGACGACACGCCGATCGTCGTGCTGACCGGCCTGCGCGACCAGGAGATCGGCGTGCAGGCGATCCAACGGGGCGCACAGGACTTCCTCGTCAAGGACGAAGTGACGAGCGAACTGCTGGTTCGGACGATCCACCACGCGATCGAGCGCGCCCGCCAGGAGCGCGAGCGACTCCGCCAGCGCGAACAGCTCGAGGCGCTGAACCGCCTCAACCGGATCGGCCACGACATCACCCACGCGGTCATCACGACCGAGACGCGGGCCGAACTCGAACAGCGAGTCTGCGATCGGCTGACCGAGTCCGACGCCTACCGGTTCGCCTGGGTCGGAAGCGTCAACCCCGGAAACGACCGCGTCGTTCCGAAGGCGGCGGCCGGCGTCGAGGACGGCTACCTGGACGAGATCGTGGTCACGACCGATGAAGACGACGAGACCGGTCAGGGACCGTCGGGGACGGCGATCCGGACCCGCGAGGTGCAGGTCGCCAACGAGACCTGGTCGGACCCCGAGTTCGATCCGTGGAGCGACCCGGCGTACGAACGCGGTTACCGGTCCTCCGCGGCGATTCCGATCGTCCACGAGGATCTCGTCTACGGCGTGTTGAACATCTACTCGTCATCGGCGCGCGCATTTACGGCGCCCGAGACGACGATCCTCTCGCGGATCGGCGACATCATTGCCCACGCGATCACCGCGATCGAGCGGCGTGACGCATTAGTGAGCGACGCCGTCATCGAACTCGAGTTCCGGATCGAGGAGATGGCCGAGGAACTGGTCCGCCTCTCGGCACAGGAGTCGTGTCGGATCGAGTTCGAACAGCTGATCCGCGGCGACGAGACGCTGCTGGCGTACGGCTCGGCCCACGACGTTTCGGAAGAGATGTTCCGCGAAACGGTCGACGAGACGAACGGGATCAGCGACGTCCGGGTGCTCGGGGCCCACCGCAACGCCTTCGAGTTCGAACTCGTCGCTCCGGCCGCCGCCTCGCTGTTCGAGACGATCGCCACCCACGGCGGACGCGTCAGGTCGGCGACGATCGACGACGGCGAGTTCCGGTTCGTCGTCGAACTCCCTCAGGGTCGGGACACCCGGCAGATGATCGAACTCATCAAGGAGCAACACAGCGAGATCACCTACCTCGCCCAGCGGACGACCGAGCGGAACGATCCCGGCGGCTCGGGCACGACGTCGGTCCTCGAGAAGGAACTCACGGAGAAACAGCGGGCGGCGATCGAGACGGCCTACTTCGCGGGCTACTTCGACTGGCCCCGCGAGAGCACGGGCGAGGAGATCGCCGAGCGGCTCGGGATCTCCCCGGCGACGTTCAACCAGCACCTCCGGACGGCCGAACGGAAGTTCTTCGACTCCGTTTTCGGGGAATAA
- a CDS encoding type IV pilin, with the protein MLDTIGKKLIGNEEERAVSPVIGVILMVAITVILAAVIAAFVLDLGQSQSVGPAAGIQFDENSDGTEVTVTYIQEDRVDGDVTVHCDGDTSTSCTDLSVGSTTTCSGSELDTPITATATYEGTDGTVGNWNP; encoded by the coding sequence ATGTTAGACACAATCGGCAAGAAGCTGATCGGAAATGAGGAGGAGCGGGCAGTATCACCCGTTATCGGCGTAATATTGATGGTTGCCATAACCGTCATTCTCGCGGCCGTGATCGCGGCGTTCGTGCTTGATCTCGGCCAGAGCCAAAGTGTGGGTCCCGCGGCTGGCATTCAATTCGACGAAAACTCAGATGGTACTGAGGTGACAGTTACGTATATCCAAGAAGACCGTGTTGATGGTGATGTTACTGTACATTGTGACGGAGATACCTCTACCTCTTGTACTGACCTAAGTGTCGGCAGTACAACTACGTGTTCTGGCTCCGAACTTGACACTCCAATTACAGCCACCGCTACGTACGAAGGGACGGACGGGACTGTTGGCAACTGGAACCCATGA
- a CDS encoding response regulator has product MSESGTFQAEPAQILLVEDNPGDVRLTEEAFKQGRIENDLYTVSDGTEALEYLNQRGEYADAPRPDLVLLDLNLPRTDGEEVLAELKDDPELRSIPVIVLTSSRAEEDVVRSYELHANAYLTKPVDPDEFIETVRAFEKFWFSVVRLPPEENR; this is encoded by the coding sequence ATGAGTGAGTCAGGTACGTTTCAAGCGGAGCCAGCACAGATACTCCTCGTCGAGGATAATCCGGGCGACGTCCGGTTGACCGAGGAAGCGTTCAAGCAGGGCCGGATCGAGAACGACCTCTATACCGTCTCCGACGGGACGGAGGCACTCGAGTATCTCAACCAGCGCGGCGAGTACGCCGACGCGCCGCGGCCGGATCTCGTCTTGCTCGATCTCAACCTCCCCCGGACGGACGGCGAGGAGGTCCTCGCGGAACTCAAAGACGATCCGGAACTCCGGTCGATCCCGGTGATCGTCCTGACGAGTTCGCGCGCCGAGGAAGACGTCGTCAGATCCTACGAACTGCACGCGAACGCCTACCTCACGAAGCCTGTCGATCCCGACGAGTTCATCGAGACCGTCCGCGCCTTCGAGAAGTTCTGGTTCTCGGTCGTGCGGCTTCCACCGGAGGAGAACCGCTGA
- a CDS encoding HdeD family acid-resistance protein translates to MSDATVDSQPGYSLKRGWRTLALAGGVVALIGILAIALPFAAGISVTLGLGALLVVAAVVHAAHAVTARGWRGSLWQLVLAVVSVIAGIFLLVNPIVGLVTLTILLVAYLVVDGIAELYMAMRMADQPGRGSVAFSGAISLVLAALLWTAFPADTPWVIGLLVGISLFMTGLSMAVVAYEGRKIDDASATVSEPRGA, encoded by the coding sequence ATGAGTGATGCTACAGTAGACTCACAACCTGGATACTCCCTCAAGCGCGGATGGCGAACGCTCGCCCTCGCGGGCGGCGTCGTCGCCCTTATCGGTATCCTTGCGATCGCACTCCCGTTCGCCGCGGGCATCTCGGTAACGCTCGGACTCGGCGCGCTGCTCGTCGTGGCAGCGGTCGTCCACGCCGCCCACGCGGTCACCGCACGCGGTTGGAGGGGCTCGCTCTGGCAGCTCGTCCTCGCCGTCGTCTCGGTGATCGCCGGGATCTTCCTGCTCGTCAACCCGATCGTCGGCCTCGTGACCCTCACGATCCTGCTGGTCGCCTACTTGGTGGTCGACGGCATCGCGGAACTGTACATGGCGATGCGGATGGCCGACCAACCCGGACGCGGTTCCGTCGCGTTCAGCGGCGCGATCTCGCTCGTCCTGGCGGCTCTCCTCTGGACCGCGTTCCCCGCGGACACCCCCTGGGTCATCGGCCTGCTCGTGGGCATCAGCCTCTTCATGACCGGCCTCTCGATGGCGGTCGTGGCCTACGAGGGTCGGAAGATCGACGACGCGTCGGCAACCGTGAGCGAGCCCCGCGGCGCCTGA
- a CDS encoding ArsR family transcriptional regulator, giving the protein MTRADDAILEFLLNEDNEPIVVNPSTVEANVDYKISHVRRLRALQDGGLVEYYDEDRGLHRISDHGRAYLNGELDADDLE; this is encoded by the coding sequence ATGACGCGAGCCGACGATGCGATTCTCGAGTTCCTTCTGAACGAGGATAACGAACCGATCGTGGTGAACCCATCCACCGTTGAGGCGAACGTTGATTACAAAATCTCCCACGTCCGTCGTCTCCGAGCGTTACAGGACGGTGGACTGGTCGAGTACTACGACGAAGATCGCGGGCTGCACCGGATCTCCGATCACGGTCGGGCATACCTCAACGGTGAGCTCGATGCTGACGATCTCGAGTAA
- a CDS encoding type IV pilin: MRMIEKNKQKNSEEERAVSPVIGVILMVAITIILAAVIAAFVLDLGQSQSVGPAAGIQFDHEPASGGPGEVTVTFIQDQWTDNGEVWIQDGNNCVDSGGNPVNSGNPLSIGGTATCVDDASITVVSEYEGTSGTVGNWNP; this comes from the coding sequence ATGAGAATGATTGAAAAGAACAAACAGAAGAACTCCGAGGAGGAGCGAGCAGTATCACCTGTTATAGGCGTAATCCTAATGGTTGCCATAACCATCATTCTCGCGGCCGTGATCGCAGCATTCGTGCTCGATCTCGGTCAGAGCCAGAGTGTCGGACCTGCTGCCGGTATTCAGTTCGACCACGAACCGGCTTCGGGTGGTCCTGGTGAGGTGACAGTCACCTTTATCCAAGACCAGTGGACCGATAATGGAGAGGTCTGGATCCAAGACGGGAACAATTGTGTGGATAGTGGCGGGAATCCCGTCAATAGCGGTAATCCACTGTCAATAGGCGGGACTGCTACCTGTGTTGATGACGCGAGCATCACAGTCGTCTCAGAATATGAGGGAACTTCAGGTACTGTTGGGAACTGGAACCCATAG
- the trmY gene encoding tRNA (pseudouridine(54)-N(1))-methyltransferase TrmY has translation MRHFVLIGHDAPTEPDFSLDDLAGGAGRLDALCRSITSSFVTSHGIREDVRAHLILQDELTIRFDGSELRRLNPDERSTAALVRTALEHRDEAIGALPADPSPGVELYRCGFEATLDDLADAGPVIQLHENGAPIADVRIADLADPVFVLSDHRDFTPEEAAVLENRADRRLRLGPRLLHADHAITIAHHYLDTAGYERF, from the coding sequence ATGCGTCACTTCGTACTCATCGGTCACGACGCGCCCACGGAGCCGGACTTCTCGCTCGACGACCTCGCGGGGGGCGCCGGACGGCTCGACGCGCTCTGCCGATCGATCACGTCGTCGTTCGTCACCTCCCACGGGATCCGTGAGGACGTTCGCGCGCACCTGATTCTGCAGGACGAACTCACGATCCGCTTCGACGGCAGCGAACTCCGCAGGCTCAATCCCGACGAACGCAGCACGGCGGCCCTCGTCCGAACCGCGCTCGAACACCGCGACGAAGCGATCGGCGCGCTGCCCGCCGACCCCAGTCCCGGCGTCGAACTCTACCGGTGCGGCTTCGAGGCCACGCTCGACGACCTCGCGGATGCGGGACCCGTGATCCAGCTCCACGAAAACGGCGCGCCGATCGCCGACGTGCGTATCGCCGATCTGGCGGATCCAGTTTTCGTCCTCTCGGACCACCGCGATTTCACCCCCGAGGAGGCGGCCGTGCTCGAGAACCGGGCCGACCGGCGGCTCCGACTCGGCCCGCGACTGCTGCACGCCGATCACGCGATCACGATCGCCCACCACTACCTGGATACGGCGGGCTACGAGCGGTTTTGA
- the arcS gene encoding archaeosine synthase subunit alpha translates to MTEYFEVHARDGAARVGELRLESSRATPGLVDGVLEDAGSLWSADREVPDGDESTLTVLPHRSFPGGTAAEVQESFAVDYPDVDYPSVAVVSSESADDHGTDAYVLSNVQSVMGHGAALVEAVVNVREAIPADTALLFSGVATPRNVAVLAYAGVDLFDETAAVVKGTEGRYLTTDEAYFLEDLEELPCSCPACQKPREEFTREDCAEHNVNALLAELGIVRRRIRDGRLRDYVEGQARHDQWLTAAMRELDSQWGYLEERTPILRDAEISAATEDALRRVEIQRYADRVTTRYRNRFRNPLVLVPCSAAKPYSESQSHRQFHDAIQWRAHLVSMTSPIGVVPQELETTYPAQHYDTVVTGRWSEDEKEFVSEVLRRYLKRNEYPSIVAHVPDEGYRDIVSRVADDLDLEIEYTVPEGGHPTDDESLSNLSEALSGELKYSKREREHNTVRAIADYLLGDGAGDDLFSDIQTTSRYPKIQVRDRQDTQLATMVPQYGTLSFTLEGANHWVDSDVPVKRVEIDGFVPHGSVLAPGVVDADEEIRVGDEVVVEGPKAFGVGRAEMFGREMAESTRGIACEIRHVEET, encoded by the coding sequence ATGACCGAGTACTTCGAAGTACACGCACGCGACGGGGCCGCGCGCGTGGGCGAACTCCGCCTCGAGTCGTCGCGGGCGACGCCCGGGCTCGTCGACGGCGTCCTCGAGGACGCGGGGTCGCTCTGGAGCGCCGATCGCGAGGTCCCCGACGGCGACGAGTCGACGCTCACCGTGCTTCCCCACCGATCGTTTCCGGGGGGCACCGCCGCGGAAGTCCAGGAGTCGTTCGCCGTCGACTATCCCGATGTCGACTACCCGAGCGTCGCCGTCGTCTCGAGCGAGAGCGCCGACGACCACGGCACCGACGCCTACGTACTCTCGAACGTCCAGTCCGTGATGGGCCACGGCGCGGCGCTCGTCGAGGCCGTCGTGAACGTCCGCGAGGCGATTCCCGCCGACACAGCCCTGCTCTTTTCGGGCGTCGCGACGCCCCGCAACGTCGCCGTGCTCGCCTACGCCGGCGTCGACCTGTTCGACGAGACGGCGGCCGTCGTGAAGGGAACCGAGGGTCGGTACCTCACGACCGACGAGGCGTACTTCCTCGAAGACCTGGAGGAGCTCCCGTGTTCTTGTCCGGCGTGTCAGAAACCCCGCGAGGAGTTCACCCGCGAGGACTGCGCCGAGCACAACGTCAACGCGCTCCTAGCCGAGTTGGGGATCGTCCGCCGGCGAATTCGCGACGGCCGGCTCCGCGACTACGTCGAGGGACAGGCCCGCCACGACCAGTGGCTCACCGCCGCGATGCGGGAACTCGACTCGCAGTGGGGGTACCTCGAGGAACGAACGCCTATCCTCCGCGACGCCGAGATCAGCGCCGCGACCGAGGACGCGCTTCGACGGGTCGAGATCCAGCGCTACGCCGATCGCGTGACGACCCGGTACCGAAACCGGTTCCGGAACCCGCTCGTGCTCGTGCCGTGCTCGGCGGCGAAACCCTACAGCGAGTCCCAGAGTCACCGGCAGTTCCACGACGCCATCCAGTGGCGCGCCCACCTGGTCTCGATGACCAGCCCGATCGGCGTCGTTCCGCAGGAACTGGAGACGACCTACCCGGCCCAGCACTACGACACGGTGGTCACGGGCCGGTGGTCCGAGGACGAGAAGGAGTTCGTGAGCGAGGTCCTCCGGCGGTACCTAAAGCGTAACGAGTACCCGTCGATCGTCGCCCACGTGCCCGACGAGGGGTACCGCGACATCGTTTCCCGGGTCGCGGACGATCTCGACCTCGAGATCGAGTACACCGTCCCCGAGGGCGGCCACCCCACCGACGACGAGTCCCTGTCGAACCTCTCGGAGGCGCTGTCGGGCGAGTTGAAGTACAGCAAACGCGAGCGCGAGCACAACACCGTCCGCGCGATCGCGGACTACCTGCTCGGCGACGGCGCGGGCGACGACCTCTTCTCTGACATCCAGACGACGAGTCGGTACCCGAAGATTCAGGTTCGCGATCGCCAGGACACCCAACTCGCGACGATGGTGCCCCAGTACGGCACCCTCTCCTTTACGCTCGAGGGGGCGAACCACTGGGTCGACAGCGACGTCCCGGTCAAACGCGTCGAGATCGACGGTTTCGTCCCCCACGGCAGCGTCCTCGCGCCGGGAGTCGTCGACGCCGACGAGGAGATCCGCGTCGGCGACGAGGTCGTCGTCGAGGGCCCTAAGGCCTTCGGCGTCGGCCGCGCCGAGATGTTCGGCCGCGAGATGGCCGAAAGCACCCGCGGCATCGCCTGCGAGATCCGCCACGTCGAGGAGACGTAG
- a CDS encoding bacterio-opsin activator domain-containing protein: protein MSIVAEFSVRSDDFALNHALTEAPHMVAEIEQVVATMEDKVMPYFWVSGGDHAEFEAAFENDESVTNVAPIDEVDGAILYRAEWTQNVETIVYAYIELGSSILQAIGRDTNWELRMRFDDRESLSDFQAYCEENGISFELNRIQEQEQPMASAQYDLTTKQRETLVTALEEGYYEVPQTISMSELAAQMGVSQQALSKRFHAAHKNLITSTLTFTHPDDE, encoded by the coding sequence ATGAGTATCGTTGCGGAGTTTTCTGTTAGATCCGACGACTTTGCACTAAATCACGCCCTCACAGAAGCACCGCACATGGTCGCCGAGATCGAGCAGGTTGTGGCGACGATGGAGGACAAAGTGATGCCGTACTTCTGGGTGAGCGGCGGCGATCACGCGGAGTTCGAAGCGGCGTTCGAGAATGACGAATCGGTGACGAACGTTGCTCCCATCGACGAAGTGGATGGAGCCATCTTGTATCGCGCCGAGTGGACGCAGAACGTCGAAACAATTGTCTACGCGTACATCGAACTCGGGTCATCGATTCTGCAAGCGATCGGCCGGGACACGAACTGGGAACTCCGGATGCGGTTCGACGATCGAGAGAGCCTCTCCGACTTCCAAGCGTATTGCGAGGAGAACGGCATTTCGTTCGAACTCAACCGAATACAGGAGCAGGAACAGCCGATGGCGAGCGCCCAGTACGATCTCACGACGAAGCAACGCGAGACGCTGGTCACTGCGCTTGAAGAAGGGTACTACGAAGTCCCTCAGACGATCTCGATGAGCGAACTGGCTGCCCAGATGGGAGTCTCACAACAGGCACTCTCAAAGCGGTTTCACGCGGCGCATAAGAACCTTATCACGAGTACCTTGACGTTCACCCACCCGGATGATGAATGA
- a CDS encoding CBS domain-containing protein gives MSVGELGPKNVVTASRDTELPALTESFENEQVGAIVITENDEPVGIVTDRDAALAIHSHDDLASVTAEEIMAENPATIRDDEDPIEISRMIDEHNVRRFPTVDGDGKLTGIVTLDDLVATIGEELDNVSETIEAQSPEYSP, from the coding sequence ATGTCTGTTGGAGAACTCGGTCCCAAGAACGTCGTAACGGCCAGCCGCGACACCGAACTGCCGGCGCTGACGGAGTCCTTCGAGAACGAACAAGTCGGCGCAATCGTCATCACAGAAAACGACGAACCCGTCGGGATCGTGACCGACCGCGACGCCGCGCTCGCGATCCACAGCCACGACGACCTCGCGTCGGTCACTGCCGAGGAGATCATGGCGGAGAACCCGGCGACGATCCGCGACGACGAGGATCCGATCGAGATCTCGCGGATGATCGACGAGCACAACGTCCGTCGGTTCCCGACCGTCGACGGCGACGGCAAACTGACCGGGATCGTGACGCTCGACGACCTCGTCGCGACGATCGGCGAAGAACTCGACAACGTCTCGGAAACAATCGAGGCGCAGTCGCCGGAGTACAGCCCCTGA
- the tgtA gene encoding tRNA guanosine(15) transglycosylase TgtA, with protein sequence MRECFELRDTDAGGRIGELTVPRADVTVETPALLPVINPNLDTISPRRLAEEFGAEILITNSYIIHGTDDVRERALEEGLHDLLDFPGAIMTDSGSFQLSEYGEIDVTTEEILDFQYRIGSDIGTPVDIPTPPDVSRERAERELELTKERLEIAETVDTGDMLVNAPVQGSIYPDLRTEAGRHADATGLDVFPVGAVVPLMNDYRYDDMVDVVTAAKRGLGADAPVHLFGAGHPMMFALAVAMGCDLFDSAAYALYARDDRYLTVRGTRYLDDLDYLPCSCPVCLEHTPDELRALPDKPREKELAAHNLHVTFAELRRIKQAIRAGNLLELVDERARSHPAMLDGYRAMLDHADQLEHTDPVSKGSFFYTSHESARRPEVLRHHRRLDRLAVPDSLLLTTGRSVDDADYDESWRVEPPFGPFPRALSKSYPLTAEVPSRIDRAAIETAAAGVARLAEANPETEFALAHDGWHNAALERIPDEVVSIDLTAD encoded by the coding sequence ATGCGCGAGTGCTTCGAACTCCGGGACACCGACGCGGGCGGCCGAATCGGCGAACTCACGGTGCCGCGTGCGGACGTCACCGTCGAGACGCCGGCTCTCCTGCCGGTGATCAATCCGAATTTAGATACGATCAGCCCCCGCCGACTCGCCGAGGAGTTCGGCGCCGAGATTCTCATCACGAACTCGTATATCATCCACGGAACCGACGACGTCCGGGAGCGCGCCCTCGAGGAGGGACTCCACGACCTCCTCGACTTCCCGGGTGCGATCATGACCGATTCGGGCTCGTTCCAGCTTTCCGAATACGGCGAGATCGACGTCACCACCGAGGAGATCCTCGACTTTCAGTACCGGATCGGCTCCGACATCGGGACGCCGGTCGACATCCCGACGCCGCCGGACGTCTCCCGCGAGCGGGCCGAGCGGGAACTCGAGCTCACAAAGGAACGCCTCGAGATCGCCGAGACGGTCGACACGGGCGATATGCTGGTCAACGCGCCTGTTCAGGGATCGATCTACCCGGACCTCCGGACAGAGGCCGGCCGACACGCTGACGCGACCGGTCTCGACGTCTTCCCCGTCGGAGCGGTCGTCCCGCTGATGAACGACTACCGCTACGACGATATGGTCGACGTCGTCACCGCCGCGAAACGCGGCCTCGGCGCCGACGCGCCGGTCCACCTCTTCGGCGCCGGCCACCCGATGATGTTCGCGCTCGCGGTCGCGATGGGCTGCGATCTGTTCGATTCCGCCGCCTACGCGCTGTACGCCCGCGACGATCGCTACCTCACCGTCCGCGGTACCCGCTACCTGGACGACCTCGACTACCTCCCCTGTTCGTGTCCGGTCTGTCTCGAACACACCCCCGACGAGCTTCGGGCACTGCCCGACAAGCCCCGGGAGAAGGAACTGGCCGCGCACAACCTCCACGTCACGTTCGCCGAGCTCCGCCGGATCAAGCAGGCCATCCGCGCGGGCAACCTCCTCGAACTCGTCGACGAGCGCGCCCGATCGCACCCCGCGATGCTCGACGGCTACCGCGCCATGCTCGATCACGCCGACCAGTTGGAGCACACCGACCCCGTTTCGAAGGGCTCGTTCTTCTACACCTCTCACGAGAGCGCCCGCCGGCCCGAAGTCCTGCGTCACCACCGGCGGCTCGATCGACTCGCCGTCCCCGACTCGCTGCTGCTCACGACGGGCCGGTCGGTCGACGACGCCGACTACGACGAGTCCTGGCGCGTCGAGCCCCCGTTCGGCCCGTTTCCGCGGGCGCTCTCGAAGAGCTACCCGCTCACCGCCGAAGTGCCGAGCCGGATCGATCGGGCGGCGATCGAGACCGCCGCCGCCGGCGTCGCGCGACTGGCCGAGGCGAACCCGGAGACGGAGTTCGCGCTCGCCCACGACGGCTGGCACAACGCGGCGCTCGAGCGGATTCCGGACGAGGTTGTGTCGATCGATCTGACCGCGGATTGA
- a CDS encoding ester cyclase, translating into MPAQSPLETVRRDVEEIWNGDDLDAIDDLVSDDFVYRNPMVEEDVRGPDEYRWLVENFRGAVPDFEMTVEEMIADGDTVATRFRTTGTHEKELLGVEPTGNEIDVTGMIFDHVEDGRITERRVNDDAFGFMRQLGLIDQQPF; encoded by the coding sequence ATGCCCGCACAATCCCCGCTGGAAACCGTCCGCCGAGACGTCGAAGAGATCTGGAACGGCGACGACCTGGACGCGATCGACGACCTCGTGAGCGACGACTTCGTCTACCGGAATCCGATGGTCGAAGAGGACGTTCGCGGCCCCGACGAGTACCGATGGCTCGTCGAGAACTTCCGTGGCGCCGTCCCCGACTTCGAGATGACCGTCGAGGAGATGATCGCCGACGGCGATACCGTCGCGACGCGATTTCGGACCACGGGAACGCACGAGAAGGAACTCCTCGGGGTCGAACCGACCGGGAACGAGATCGACGTCACCGGCATGATCTTCGATCACGTCGAAGACGGTCGGATCACCGAGCGGCGGGTCAACGACGACGCGTTCGGGTTCATGCGCCAGCTCGGCCTGATCGACCAGCAGCCGTTTTAA
- a CDS encoding PadR family transcriptional regulator: MDQLTGFQRDLLYVIAGKDRPSGQEILDDINSYIDQPVTHGRLYPNLDTLVEKDLVEKGQLDRRTNYYALTPKGTRALQRRQEWVDQYVDV; encoded by the coding sequence ATGGATCAGCTAACTGGATTCCAGCGTGACTTGCTGTACGTTATCGCAGGCAAAGATCGACCGTCCGGCCAGGAGATCCTCGACGACATCAACAGTTACATCGATCAGCCGGTCACCCACGGCCGGCTGTATCCGAACCTCGACACTCTCGTCGAGAAGGACCTCGTCGAGAAGGGGCAACTCGATCGTCGGACGAACTACTACGCGCTGACGCCGAAAGGCACGCGCGCGTTACAGCGGCGCCAGGAGTGGGTCGACCAGTACGTCGACGTCTAG